GCCGACGGCGCCGCGGTCGACGCGATGCGCAAGTTCCTCGGCACCGTCGCCTTCGACGGCCTCGTCGTCATCGGCGAGGGCGAGAAGGACGAGGCGCCGATGCTCTTCAACGGCGAGCACGTCGGCAACGGCTTCGGCCCCGCCTGCGACATCGCGGTGGACCCCATCGACGGCACCAGCCTCACCGCCGCCGGCCGCATGAACGCCCTCTCCGTCATCGCGGTGAGCGACCGCGGCAGCATGTTCGACCCGTCGGCCGTCTTCTACATGGACAAGCTCGTCACCGGCCCCGAGGGCCGCGGCGTCGTCGACCTCGACCGCCCCATCGGCGACAACATCCGCGCGCTCGCCGACGCCAAGGGCCTCGCCGTCGAGGACATGCAGGTCGCCGTGCTCGACCGGCCGCGCCACGCGGACCTCATCGCGCAGATCCGCGCGGCCGGCGCCTCCACCCGCCTCCTGCTCGACGGCGACGTGGCGGGCGGCATCAACGCGGCCCGCCCCGACTCGCGCATCGACATGTGCGTCGGCATCGGCGGCACCCCCGAGGGCATCATCACGGCGTGCGCCATCAAGGCGCTCGGCGGCGTGCTCCTGTCCCGCCTCGCGCCCAAGGACGACGCGGAGCGGCAGCGGGCCGTCGACGCGGGCCACGACCTCGACCGGATCCTCGACCAGGACGACCTCGTCACGGGCGACAACGCGTACTTCGTCGCCACGGGCGTCACCGACGGCGCGCTCGTCGCCGGCGTCACCCGCCACCGCGGCATGATCCGCACCTCGAGCATCGTGCTCCGCTCGCACTCGGGCACCATCCGCCGCGTGGAGGCCGACCACCTGGTCTCCAAGTGGTACAGCTCCGCGAGCTGACCCGGCCCGCGCCATGACCCGCACCCGCCGCAGCCTGCTGTCCCGCCTCGCCCCGCCGGTGATCCGGGTCATCGGCGGCAGGGCGAGTTCGCGTCGCCCGACCGCACCATGCGCCGCGCCGGCCGGCGGGTCCTCCGGCCGGGATCGTCCGCCCCGCCGCCGCTGCTCCGGGGCGTGCGCGTCACGGCGCGCGTGGAGCGCGGCTGGCGCGTCTACGAGGTCGCGCCGAGCGCTGCGGACGCGCCGACCACCCGCCGTCGCGCGCTCTACGCGCACGGCGGCGGATGGACGCACGAGATCTCGCCGTTCCACTGGTGGCTGGTCGCGGGGCTCGCCCGCCGCACGGGCACGCGCATCACGGTGCCCATCTACCCGCTGGTCCCGAGCGGCACGGCGGCCGACGTGGTCGCGCGCACGGCGGACCTCGCCGAGGCGCTCGTCGCGGAGGTCGGCGCAGGGGCCGTCACGCTGCTGGGCGACTCGGCGGGCGGCCAGATCGCGCTGTCGACGGCCATGGAGCTGCGGGACCGCGGCGTGCCCGCGCCGCGCGACGTCGTGCTGATCTCGCCCGCGCTCGACCTGTCGTTCACGGATCCGCTCATCGCGCGCATCCAGCCGACCGATCCGTGGCTCGCGGTGGACGGCCTCCGCGCCGCCGTGGAGTCATGGCGCGGCGACCTGCCCGTGGACGATCCGCGGGTGAGCCCGCTGCACGGGTCCCTCGCCGGGCTCGGCCGCATCACGGTCTTCACGGGCACCCACGACATCCTCTTCGCCGACGCGCGCGCCCTCGAGCGGCGGGCGGCGGCGGCCGGGCACCCGGTGCGGATCCACGTGGAGCCGAACCTGCTGCACGTGTACGCGCTCATGCCCATCCCCGAGGGCGCCCGCGCGCGCGCCGCCATCGTCGAGCTGCTGCTCGCCTGACGCGGCGCCCGCCTGACGCTGACGCGGCGCCGCCGCCCGCCTGTCCGGCGCGCCCCGCCCACGCCGCCCCGCCTCCGCTGGGGGAGGAGAAGCAGGCTACGGTCGAGGAGGCGGGCGATGGGGGCCCGCCGTGCTCTCGAGGGGATCCACATGACCAGGACACACAGGACGCTCGCGGTCATCGCGGCAGCCGCCACCGCCACCCTGCTGGCGGGATGCGGATCGGGCGGCTCGGGCGCGGCCGACGCCCCCTTCACGACGGAGGCGACCGGCACGCTGAGGGCCTGGGCCTTCGACGGCGCCGACGACGTGGGCGAGGCGCGCATGCAGCACGCGGCCGACGCGCTCTCCGACGTCACGATCGACCTCGACTCCACCGCGTTCGACGCGCAGAAGTTCACGACCCGCGTCGCCAGCGGCCAGACCCCCGACGTCGTGCAGATGGACCGCCAGTTCGTGGCGACCTACGCCGCGCAGGACCTGATCCTCCCGCTCGACGAGTGCTACGCGGTGAACGACGTGGACCCGGCGGAGCGCTTCTACGAGTCGGTCACGAACGACATCCGGTACGACGGCGCCATCTGGGCGGTGCCGCAGTTCTTCCAGCCGCCGGCGATCCTCCTCAACGAGCGCGTGCTGGGTGCGGCCGGCGTCACGGCCGACCAGTTCGACACGTCGAAGCCCGACCAGCTGCTGGACGCCGTGGGCAAGGTCTTCCGGGAGACCGGCGGCGACCCCGCGGTGCTCGGCCTCGACGCCGTGCCCACCAGCCAGGCCGCGCTCTGGATGCTCGGATTCGGCGGCCAGCTCGTCGACGACGAGGGGAAGCCCACCATCGACGACCCGTCCAACCTGCCCGGCCTCGAGTTCCTGAAGCGCCTGTCGGACGCGCAGGGCGGCTACGCGAAGGGCAAGAGCTTCAGCGACGCGTTCGACACGTTCGGCGACGGCAACCAGTTCGTGAAGGACCAGGTCGGCGCGCAGGTCGGTGCCCAGTGGTACCTCAACGTGCTGTCGCCGTACCGTGACGACATCGACATCTCGGCCGTGCCCTTCCGCGACAGCGAGGGCCAGCCCTTCTCCGTCGCCGGTGGATCCGCGTTCGTGATCCCCGCGGGCGCCGCGAACAAGGACGCCGCCTGCGCGTGGATGCTCGACCTCACCAGCCAGGAGGCGTGGGAGGCCGCGGGCGACGTGCGCGCCGCGACCGTGACCGAGAACGGCGGCATCAACACCGGCCTCTTCACGGGATCCCCGGCCGCCGACCAGGCCGTCCGCGACGCCCACGTGGTGCCGAGCGGCGACGACGGGATCGACCAGGCCATCGCCACGTTCTACGACGTGGTGGCCGAGGGCCGCTCGATCGGCGGATCCCCGGCGGGGCAGCAGATCCAGAGCGAGCTGCAGAACGCGGTGGCCTCCACGCTCCTCGGCGACAAGGAGCCCGCGAAGGCGCTGGCCGACGCGCAGACCGCCGCGATGCGCGCCTACGAGCAGGCCGCGCGCTGATCCGCGTCGCCGGCGCCGCCTGACCTGATCAGGTCCTGCGCAGCCGGGCCGTCGGAGGGGCGCTCGGGTACCGTGGTACCCGAGCGCCCCTCCGCGCTCCCGGACGACGGATCAGTACCCGGAACGCGACAAGACTGGCCAGTGGGAGCCGTCATGTCGTGGATCGTCCTCATCGTGTCCGGGGTGCTGGAGGCCGTCTGGGCCACGGCCCTCGGGAAGTCCGCCGGGTTCACCAAGCTCGGGCCGTCGATCGTCTTCGGCGTCGCCGTCGTGCTGAGCATGGTCGGCCTCGCCTACGCCATGCGGGAGATCAGCACGGGCACCGCCTACGCCGTGTGGGTCGGCATCGGCGCGTCGCTGACGGTCACCTACGCGATCGTGACCGGGGCCGAGCCCGCGAGCGTCGTGAAGATCCTGCTGCTGCTCGGGCTCGTCGGCTGCGTCATCGGCCTCAAGCTCGTCGACACCGGCCACTGAGCCGGGCGCGCCCGCCGGGCATGCCCACCGGACGGGTCAGGCGACGGGGCTGCGCCGGTCGGGCCGCACGGCCTCCGCGGCCACGTCGTGGATCCGCCGGCCGGTGCTGCGCGCCTCGCGGCGCAGGACCGCGAACGCCTCGTCCAGGCTGATCCCGAGGCGGTGCGCCATGGCGCCCTTCGCCTGCTCGATGACCACGCGGCTGTCGAGGGCGCCCTGGAGCTGCTCCGCCAGCGCCTGGCTGCGGTCGACGGCGTGCTGCTGCAGCACGCTCAGGGTCGCGGCGTCGGCGAGCGTCTGCACGAGGGCCGCGTCCCGGTCCGACAGCGCGCCGGGGGTCGGGGCGAACAGGCAGAGCGATCCGAGCGTGCGGCCGCGCAGGCGCATCGGCGTGGCGTGCACGGCGCGGAAGCCGCGGTCCTCGGCGATGCGGGCGAACGCGGGCCAGTCGGCGAGCGTCATGTCGAGGTCCGGCACCTCGACGGGCTCGCCGTCGCGGACGCAGTCCCAGCAGGGGCCCTCGCGGGTGCCGAGCTGGGCCTCCTCGACGTCCGCCGCGCGCTCGCTCGTGGAGGCGACGACGCGCAGCACCCCGTCGCGGTCGGCGAGCACGATGCCGCCCTCGGTCGCCGAGGTGTGGTCGACGCACGCGCCGACGAGGCCGTCGAGGACCTGCACGATGTCGGATGCGCCGAGGTTCTCGGCGAGGGAGGTGAAGAGGGTGCGGAGGCCGGATTCGTGCGCGTTCACCCTCCGACGATAGACGGTCGTCACGGCGTGAGCCGTGCCGGCGGCCGGGCGGGCCGCGTCAGCCCTTGCGGCCCTGCGTGGCGATGCCCTCCACGAAATAGCGCTGCCCGAACGCGAAGAGCAGGAGCATCGGCAGGGTCACGAGGAGCGCCGCGACCATCACGAG
The nucleotide sequence above comes from Clavibacter sp. B3I6. Encoded proteins:
- the glpX gene encoding class II fructose-bisphosphatase, whose protein sequence is MTEENYSNPDRNLGMELVRATEAAAIRSAPFIGKGDKNAADGAAVDAMRKFLGTVAFDGLVVIGEGEKDEAPMLFNGEHVGNGFGPACDIAVDPIDGTSLTAAGRMNALSVIAVSDRGSMFDPSAVFYMDKLVTGPEGRGVVDLDRPIGDNIRALADAKGLAVEDMQVAVLDRPRHADLIAQIRAAGASTRLLLDGDVAGGINAARPDSRIDMCVGIGGTPEGIITACAIKALGGVLLSRLAPKDDAERQRAVDAGHDLDRILDQDDLVTGDNAYFVATGVTDGALVAGVTRHRGMIRTSSIVLRSHSGTIRRVEADHLVSKWYSSAS
- a CDS encoding alpha/beta hydrolase fold domain-containing protein, with translation MRVTARVERGWRVYEVAPSAADAPTTRRRALYAHGGGWTHEISPFHWWLVAGLARRTGTRITVPIYPLVPSGTAADVVARTADLAEALVAEVGAGAVTLLGDSAGGQIALSTAMELRDRGVPAPRDVVLISPALDLSFTDPLIARIQPTDPWLAVDGLRAAVESWRGDLPVDDPRVSPLHGSLAGLGRITVFTGTHDILFADARALERRAAAAGHPVRIHVEPNLLHVYALMPIPEGARARAAIVELLLA
- a CDS encoding ABC transporter substrate-binding protein: MTRTHRTLAVIAAAATATLLAGCGSGGSGAADAPFTTEATGTLRAWAFDGADDVGEARMQHAADALSDVTIDLDSTAFDAQKFTTRVASGQTPDVVQMDRQFVATYAAQDLILPLDECYAVNDVDPAERFYESVTNDIRYDGAIWAVPQFFQPPAILLNERVLGAAGVTADQFDTSKPDQLLDAVGKVFRETGGDPAVLGLDAVPTSQAALWMLGFGGQLVDDEGKPTIDDPSNLPGLEFLKRLSDAQGGYAKGKSFSDAFDTFGDGNQFVKDQVGAQVGAQWYLNVLSPYRDDIDISAVPFRDSEGQPFSVAGGSAFVIPAGAANKDAACAWMLDLTSQEAWEAAGDVRAATVTENGGINTGLFTGSPAADQAVRDAHVVPSGDDGIDQAIATFYDVVAEGRSIGGSPAGQQIQSELQNAVASTLLGDKEPAKALADAQTAAMRAYEQAAR
- a CDS encoding multidrug efflux SMR transporter codes for the protein MSWIVLIVSGVLEAVWATALGKSAGFTKLGPSIVFGVAVVLSMVGLAYAMREISTGTAYAVWVGIGASLTVTYAIVTGAEPASVVKILLLLGLVGCVIGLKLVDTGH
- a CDS encoding GAF and ANTAR domain-containing protein, with translation MNAHESGLRTLFTSLAENLGASDIVQVLDGLVGACVDHTSATEGGIVLADRDGVLRVVASTSERAADVEEAQLGTREGPCWDCVRDGEPVEVPDLDMTLADWPAFARIAEDRGFRAVHATPMRLRGRTLGSLCLFAPTPGALSDRDAALVQTLADAATLSVLQQHAVDRSQALAEQLQGALDSRVVIEQAKGAMAHRLGISLDEAFAVLRREARSTGRRIHDVAAEAVRPDRRSPVA